One stretch of Nitrospirota bacterium DNA includes these proteins:
- the alr gene encoding alanine racemase: MTNMHRGPVVEINLDNLSYNLDLIKERVIDRPIFPVVKADAYGHGAVEISRRLIHCGINTLAVAYISEAVELRKAGINNPVIVLFDPEISEDIIKYGLIPVINSMESAAGLSALAVKQKREIEVHVNVDTGMGRLGVNSGDVKRELTGIASLEGIRVTGLMSHFSDADLADRTLAESQIKRFSEIRAYLQEKGIKPVCHIANSAAIMTLPESYLDAVRPGLLLYGCNPYSSVKVRPLMSIKTRLLAVRKIKKGMSVSYGRTFITMRDSLVGVLPMGYADGFIRASSNNAEVIVRGKRAPVIGRVCMDLTMVDLTDVEGVKESDEVVIVGSQGEEFISVEELASKAGTIAYEVFTSFGLRNRRVYVGNN, encoded by the coding sequence ATGACGAATATGCATAGAGGGCCTGTAGTAGAGATTAATCTTGATAATTTGTCGTATAATCTTGACCTGATTAAGGAGAGGGTTATTGACAGACCCATCTTTCCGGTGGTAAAGGCAGATGCCTATGGGCATGGGGCAGTAGAAATATCAAGAAGATTGATCCATTGTGGAATAAACACCCTTGCAGTTGCATATATCTCCGAGGCAGTTGAATTGCGTAAAGCAGGTATAAACAATCCGGTTATTGTGCTCTTTGACCCCGAGATATCTGAAGATATAATAAAATACGGACTCATCCCTGTTATTAACAGTATGGAGTCTGCAGCAGGGCTTTCAGCCCTTGCCGTCAAACAGAAGAGGGAAATAGAGGTGCATGTAAATGTGGACACAGGTATGGGGAGGTTGGGGGTCAACTCCGGGGATGTCAAGCGTGAGTTGACAGGAATTGCCTCTTTGGAGGGAATAAGGGTAACCGGTCTGATGAGTCATTTCTCCGATGCTGACCTTGCTGACAGGACCCTTGCAGAGAGTCAGATCAAGAGGTTTTCAGAGATCAGGGCCTACCTTCAGGAGAAAGGTATTAAGCCGGTCTGCCATATTGCAAATAGTGCTGCAATTATGACATTACCGGAGTCATACCTTGATGCTGTCAGGCCTGGCCTACTGCTCTATGGCTGTAATCCTTACTCTTCTGTTAAAGTAAGGCCTCTTATGAGCATAAAGACACGGTTGCTTGCCGTAAGAAAGATAAAAAAAGGCATGTCCGTAAGTTACGGGAGGACTTTTATTACCATGAGGGACAGCCTTGTGGGTGTACTGCCGATGGGTTATGCAGACGGTTTTATCAGGGCATCCTCTAATAATGCCGAGGTTATTGTAAGGGGAAAGAGGGCGCCTGTTATTGGAAGGGTCTGTATGGACCTTACGATGGTTGATCTGACGGATGTTGAAGGTGTAAAAGAGTCTGATGAGGTAGTCATAGTAGGCTCCCAGGGTGAGGAATTTATCTCTGTGGAGGAACTTGCCTCAAAGGCAGGCACCATTGCCTATGAGGTATTTACTTCTTTTGGCTTAAGGAACCGGAGAGTATACGTGGGGAACAATTAG
- a CDS encoding ABC transporter permease, which yields MNPVEILGRMLIGFARELGSVLILLSVALKQLIIPPYEIRNTFKQMHEIGIRSLPVVFITAVFTGMVLSLQTYTGFKRFGAETLVGTVVALSMTRELGPVLTGLIVAGRAGAAMAAELGTMRVTEQIDALETLATNPVKYLIVPRFISGALMLPALAIVTDIVGIIGGFVISVGLFGANSVSYWNRTWDYLELDDIYSGLIKAAFFGASISLISCYKGFYTEGGAEGVGKATTGAVVLSSMTILISDYFLSAWLFR from the coding sequence ATGAATCCAGTAGAGATACTTGGAAGAATGTTAATCGGGTTTGCCCGTGAACTCGGCAGTGTGCTGATCCTGCTTTCTGTCGCCCTTAAACAGCTTATTATCCCACCTTACGAGATAAGAAATACCTTTAAACAGATGCATGAGATCGGTATAAGGTCATTGCCTGTGGTCTTTATAACGGCTGTTTTTACAGGTATGGTCCTGTCGCTGCAGACATATACGGGGTTTAAGCGTTTTGGGGCAGAAACACTGGTCGGTACAGTGGTTGCCCTATCCATGACAAGGGAACTCGGCCCTGTGCTTACTGGACTGATTGTTGCTGGCAGGGCAGGTGCTGCCATGGCTGCTGAACTTGGCACCATGAGGGTTACCGAGCAGATAGATGCCCTTGAAACCCTTGCCACAAATCCCGTGAAGTACCTTATTGTCCCGAGGTTCATCTCAGGGGCATTAATGCTTCCGGCCCTTGCAATTGTTACTGATATTGTGGGAATTATAGGTGGGTTTGTTATTAGTGTCGGACTCTTTGGCGCAAACTCTGTTTCATACTGGAACAGGACGTGGGACTACCTGGAGTTGGACGATATTTACAGCGGGCTTATAAAGGCCGCTTTTTTTGGCGCCTCTATTTCACTTATCAGCTGTTATAAGGGTTTTTATACTGAAGGTGGGGCAGAGGGGGTGGGTAAGGCAACAACAGGTGCTGTTGTTTTGTCCTCCATGACGATACTTATTTCTGATTATTTTCTCTCTGCCTGGCTGTTCAGGTGA
- a CDS encoding ABC transporter ATP-binding protein: MIKIEDLYKSFGEKKVLRGVNLEVEPGESMVVIGGSGSGKSVLIKHIIGLLKPDRGRVIIKGVDISLLKERELYEVRRTFGMLFQGAALFDSLTVWENVAFTLLRHGKISEEEARSIASAKLRLVGLSGVEDLIPSELSGGMRKRVGLARAIAHEPEIILYDEPTTGLDPIMADAINDLIIELRERLHVTSVAITHDMKSAYKIADRIAMLYEGKIIEVGSPEEIKNTSNPVVRQFITGSAVGPIKIEGVTR; the protein is encoded by the coding sequence ATGATAAAGATTGAAGACCTGTATAAGTCTTTTGGTGAAAAAAAAGTCCTGAGAGGTGTAAACCTCGAAGTGGAGCCGGGCGAAAGCATGGTTGTCATCGGGGGCAGCGGGTCTGGTAAAAGTGTTCTCATAAAGCATATAATTGGTCTGTTAAAACCTGATAGAGGCCGTGTCATTATAAAAGGAGTGGACATCTCCTTACTCAAGGAGAGGGAACTCTATGAGGTGAGAAGAACTTTCGGGATGCTCTTTCAGGGTGCAGCCCTGTTTGATTCCCTTACCGTGTGGGAGAATGTTGCCTTTACCCTGCTGAGACATGGAAAGATATCTGAAGAGGAGGCAAGGAGCATTGCATCTGCAAAATTAAGGCTTGTGGGCCTTTCGGGTGTCGAGGATCTTATCCCATCGGAACTCTCGGGCGGGATGCGTAAGAGGGTAGGGCTGGCAAGGGCTATTGCTCATGAACCGGAGATCATACTTTACGATGAACCAACAACAGGCCTGGACCCTATAATGGCAGATGCAATAAATGACCTCATAATTGAGCTCAGAGAGAGGCTTCACGTGACCTCGGTTGCAATAACTCATGACATGAAGAGTGCATATAAAATAGCAGACCGTATAGCCATGCTTTATGAAGGAAAAATAATAGAGGTTGGCTCGCCTGAAGAGATTAAAAACACCTCTAATCCTGTTGTAAGGCAATTCATCACGGGTAGTGCCGTTGGACCAATCAAGATCGAGGGAGTTACCAGGTGA
- a CDS encoding MlaD family protein, whose amino-acid sequence MRGFSTELKVGIFALIVLAVLSYMTFKVSGKEWLRKEGYTVYVYFSNISGLDEKTKIKVAGVDAGVIEKVVLERNRVKLRLRIYPEIRLYRDAVASIKTSGLLGDKYLEIRPGTEQIELKEGEIIQRVHEPVDIDDMIYKLAGISDSFQTLTDNINDVFGTEETKEALKKTAANLAELTGNLNTAITSNDRRLKKTLEGINTLTASVNKLVEDNSSEITDTVSNFKDFSAKAPEMVEELKDAAKELKALLKENRPKIASLMEKTDKTMSSVQKVAEKIEKGEGTIGKLVTDERLYESVTKAASGIENTIARIERFRTFITFRGEYLTKTGDGKGYFDLTLKPRPDKYYILGVVDDPLGSVTTTKTVTSVNGVTTVEEEEVIERKIEFTAQFAKRFKDSVLRIGLKENTVGLGADQFFMNDRLKVSADIWDFDNEEEGAGRPHLKFSMDYYFFRNLFVSGGVDNLLNSHWRGVYFGGGIKFEDEDFKYLFGSLPSVSVR is encoded by the coding sequence GTGAGAGGTTTTAGCACAGAGCTGAAAGTAGGAATCTTTGCCCTTATCGTCCTGGCAGTGCTTTCTTATATGACCTTCAAGGTGAGTGGCAAGGAGTGGCTGCGTAAAGAGGGCTACACCGTGTATGTTTATTTCTCGAATATTTCAGGCCTTGACGAGAAGACAAAGATAAAGGTAGCAGGGGTTGATGCCGGTGTAATAGAGAAGGTAGTCCTTGAAAGAAACAGGGTAAAGCTGAGGCTCAGGATTTACCCTGAGATAAGACTTTACAGGGATGCCGTGGCCTCCATCAAGACATCAGGTCTTTTAGGTGATAAGTATCTCGAGATAAGGCCGGGTACGGAGCAGATAGAGCTCAAGGAAGGCGAGATAATTCAGAGAGTACATGAGCCGGTGGATATTGATGATATGATCTACAAGCTTGCAGGTATTTCCGATAGTTTTCAGACCCTCACAGATAACATAAACGATGTGTTTGGCACTGAAGAGACCAAAGAGGCATTGAAGAAGACTGCTGCTAACCTTGCAGAATTAACGGGAAATCTTAATACTGCAATAACCTCAAATGACCGGCGGTTAAAGAAAACCCTTGAGGGAATTAATACACTGACTGCTTCTGTTAATAAATTGGTTGAAGACAATAGCAGTGAAATTACAGATACGGTAAGCAATTTTAAGGATTTTAGCGCAAAGGCACCGGAGATGGTTGAAGAGCTGAAGGACGCTGCAAAAGAGTTAAAAGCCCTCCTGAAAGAGAACAGGCCGAAGATAGCAAGCTTGATGGAGAAGACGGATAAGACGATGTCATCGGTTCAAAAGGTTGCAGAGAAGATCGAAAAAGGTGAGGGTACAATCGGGAAGCTCGTTACAGACGAGAGACTCTATGAATCTGTAACCAAGGCGGCCAGTGGTATCGAAAATACCATTGCCAGGATAGAGAGGTTCAGGACCTTTATCACCTTTCGGGGAGAATATCTGACGAAGACCGGCGACGGGAAGGGCTATTTTGATTTGACACTCAAGCCCCGGCCTGATAAATACTATATTCTTGGGGTTGTGGATGACCCCCTGGGAAGTGTTACCACAACAAAGACTGTTACCTCTGTAAACGGTGTAACCACTGTTGAGGAGGAAGAGGTGATCGAGAGAAAGATAGAGTTTACCGCACAGTTTGCAAAGCGCTTTAAGGACTCGGTCTTAAGGATCGGTCTTAAGGAAAACACAGTCGGTCTCGGAGCCGACCAATTCTTTATGAATGACCGGTTAAAGGTTTCGGCGGATATATGGGATTTTGATAATGAAGAAGAGGGTGCCGGACGACCCCATTTAAAGTTCTCCATGGATTACTATTTCTTCAGGAACCTCTTTGTTAGTGGTGGAGTGGACAATCTTTTGAATTCACATTGGCGGGGTGTCTATTTTGGTGGTGGAATAAAATTCGAGGATGAGGATTTCAAATATCTCTTTGGCTCACTGCCGAGCGTATCAGTAAGGTAA
- a CDS encoding PA2779 family protein — translation MRIPLFRQVGLYLIFSMLLFAVVPRVDGAMLGSEFLGLSQSERQVDIRKLQRFLESEVVSKRLLALGFTTGEVADRLGSLSDEDLNQFAQRIDQLRVAGDSGLGIIISLLVIAILVVLLLQLTGRRVVIVK, via the coding sequence TTGAGAATACCCTTATTCAGGCAGGTTGGTCTCTATCTGATTTTTTCCATGCTTCTGTTTGCTGTTGTTCCGAGGGTTGATGGTGCAATGCTCGGTTCTGAATTCCTCGGCTTATCTCAGTCTGAAAGGCAGGTTGACATCCGGAAGCTCCAGAGGTTTCTTGAATCCGAGGTTGTGAGCAAAAGACTTCTGGCCCTTGGTTTTACAACAGGTGAGGTTGCTGACAGGCTTGGTTCTCTGTCAGATGAGGATCTCAATCAGTTTGCACAGAGGATTGATCAGTTAAGGGTGGCAGGTGACAGCGGACTTGGTATTATAATCAGCCTTCTTGTGATAGCTATTTTAGTGGTTTTACTCCTCCAGCTAACAGGTCGCAGGGTTGTTATTGTCAAATAA
- a CDS encoding C39 family peptidase, protein MSNKTVFLIILVILLGGCAGLETQGKKGRGDVILSVPFFLQDAYQCGPVSLAEVFNFWGSEVDPQEIARDIFKARLNGTLSMDMLLYPRRAGFSAATYKGGVEDIRDKIQKGYPLIVLVDFGFYVIEKNHFMVIVGYNNDGIFAHSGKEKEKFFTYSELQRIWGKTDYWTLLIKP, encoded by the coding sequence TTGTCAAATAAGACAGTTTTTTTAATTATTCTTGTAATACTTCTTGGTGGTTGCGCAGGTCTTGAAACTCAGGGAAAGAAGGGGCGGGGGGATGTGATACTCTCCGTCCCCTTCTTTCTCCAGGATGCCTATCAGTGCGGGCCTGTATCACTTGCTGAGGTGTTTAATTTCTGGGGTTCTGAGGTGGACCCCCAGGAAATTGCCAGGGATATTTTTAAAGCCCGTCTTAATGGTACCCTCAGTATGGATATGCTTCTTTATCCACGCAGGGCAGGTTTCAGTGCCGCGACCTATAAGGGTGGGGTGGAAGATATCCGTGACAAGATACAAAAGGGTTATCCATTGATTGTACTTGTGGACTTTGGTTTCTATGTTATAGAGAAAAACCACTTTATGGTTATAGTAGGGTACAACAATGACGGCATATTTGCCCATTCAGGAAAAGAGAAGGAGAAGTTCTTTACTTACAGTGAACTGCAGAGGATATGGGGAAAAACAGACTACTGGACATTACTCATAAAACCTTAG
- a CDS encoding tetratricopeptide repeat protein: MLIFLFTISLFSCSLPRIVVIDDPLTPEEHINLGVIYEKKGQYDEAISEYRKASKTLPVAYLYMGNASFLKGDLEGAEKFYRKAIHEEPANADAMNNLAWLYYKLGKNLDEAEALVERAIEIRPERSDTYRDTLMKIEEVRRAR, translated from the coding sequence TTGTTAATCTTCCTGTTTACTATTTCTCTTTTCTCCTGCAGTCTGCCCAGGATAGTTGTGATTGATGACCCCCTTACACCTGAAGAACACATCAACCTCGGTGTTATTTATGAAAAAAAGGGCCAGTATGACGAGGCGATAAGCGAATACAGGAAGGCTTCAAAAACTTTACCTGTAGCATATTTATATATGGGCAATGCCTCTTTTCTTAAAGGGGATTTAGAGGGGGCCGAGAAGTTTTACAGGAAGGCCATTCATGAGGAGCCAGCAAATGCCGATGCAATGAATAATCTGGCGTGGCTTTATTATAAATTGGGTAAGAACCTTGATGAGGCTGAAGCACTTGTAGAGAGGGCGATAGAGATACGACCTGAGAGGTCTGATACATACAGGGACACTCTTATGAAGATTGAGGAAGTCAGGAGGGCAAGATGA
- a CDS encoding cob(I)yrinic acid a,c-diamide adenosyltransferase, with the protein MTKGLIHIYTGEGKGKTTVSVGLAVRAKSRGWRVLFAQFMKPDYTGGELDLLQKLSIEIRRFTDIKPPSFYPEIDRTELKKHSFEALREIQHSAQDFDLVIIDEFNNLVGAGILSEREAVDFMKSFCESTELVLTGRGATDGMIGIADYVTYMKAIKHPLSKGQAARKGIEY; encoded by the coding sequence ATGACAAAGGGGCTTATCCATATATATACTGGTGAGGGCAAGGGAAAAACGACTGTCTCCGTGGGCCTTGCTGTCAGGGCAAAAAGCAGGGGGTGGCGAGTATTGTTTGCCCAGTTTATGAAACCCGACTATACGGGTGGAGAGCTTGACCTTCTGCAAAAACTCTCTATTGAGATAAGGAGATTCACTGACATTAAGCCACCATCTTTCTACCCGGAGATAGACAGGACTGAACTGAAGAAACACTCTTTTGAGGCCCTGCGGGAGATTCAGCATAGTGCACAGGACTTTGACCTCGTCATTATCGATGAATTCAATAACCTTGTTGGCGCCGGCATACTTTCAGAAAGGGAAGCCGTTGATTTTATGAAGAGCTTTTGTGAAAGCACAGAGCTTGTCCTTACAGGGCGCGGCGCAACGGATGGGATGATTGGTATAGCTGATTATGTCACGTACATGAAGGCAATAAAACACCCCCTCAGCAAAGGACAGGCCGCAAGGAAGGGAATAGAGTATTGA
- the scpB gene encoding SMC-Scp complex subunit ScpB has product MEKEQKRALLESILFISGAPVNLKDLQKITEFSTGEISFLINELMAEYRNRKGGILLVEVAEGYQMVSNPEYSHWIKKLKATTPQKLSIAALETLSIVAYRQPITKAELEQLRGVNSDGVIKSLLERRFIRIVGKKEVPGRPLIYGTSREFLQHFGLKDLSELPTMRDLNPDEL; this is encoded by the coding sequence ATGGAAAAGGAACAGAAAAGGGCACTTTTAGAGTCGATACTCTTTATTTCGGGAGCACCTGTGAACCTGAAAGACCTGCAGAAGATAACGGAGTTTTCTACAGGAGAGATAAGCTTTTTGATAAATGAGCTTATGGCTGAATACAGGAACCGGAAAGGTGGCATACTCCTGGTTGAAGTTGCAGAGGGGTACCAGATGGTATCAAACCCTGAATATTCACACTGGATCAAAAAGCTTAAGGCCACAACACCGCAGAAACTCTCGATAGCAGCCCTTGAAACCCTTTCCATTGTGGCTTACAGACAGCCCATTACAAAGGCAGAGCTTGAGCAACTCAGGGGGGTCAATTCCGACGGTGTAATAAAGAGTCTGCTCGAAAGACGGTTTATCAGGATTGTGGGCAAGAAAGAAGTACCGGGCCGGCCCCTCATTTACGGGACCTCCAGGGAGTTCCTTCAGCATTTCGGTCTCAAGGACCTCTCGGAATTGCCGACTATGCGGGATCTGAACCCTGACGAGTTGTAA
- a CDS encoding inositol-3-phosphate synthase, whose protein sequence is MRRIKIAIIGVGNCASSLMQGIYYYRNKTVEDVAGLMHWDIGGYNPGDIEVVAAIDIDRRKVGRDVSEAIFAPPNCTTVFQKEIPAAGVKVVMGKVLDGVAQHMKEYSEDETFLIADMPEADIVKVLRKSGAEIALNYLPVGSEEAAKYYAESCLEAGVAFINCMPVFIVSDSKWADRFSQKGIPAAGDDIKAQIGATITHRTLAKLFSDRGVRLERTYQLNTGGNTDFLNMLSRDRLRSKKVSKTEAVQSVLSEPLDPRNIHIGPSDYIPWLKDNKVCFLRMEGKTFGDVPMELELRLSVEDSPNSAGCAIDAIRCCKLAIERKTGGPLTSISAYTMKHPPRQFPDNTARKMVEEFISGERER, encoded by the coding sequence ATGAGAAGGATAAAGATTGCCATTATTGGTGTGGGAAACTGTGCCAGCTCCCTGATGCAGGGTATTTATTATTACAGGAACAAGACAGTGGAGGATGTGGCTGGTCTTATGCACTGGGATATCGGTGGTTACAATCCCGGAGACATCGAGGTTGTTGCTGCAATTGATATTGACAGGAGAAAGGTTGGCAGAGATGTAAGCGAGGCAATCTTTGCACCCCCTAACTGTACCACTGTATTTCAGAAGGAGATCCCCGCGGCCGGGGTAAAGGTAGTCATGGGGAAGGTGCTTGATGGTGTTGCACAGCACATGAAGGAGTATTCCGAGGATGAAACCTTTCTGATTGCAGATATGCCGGAGGCTGATATTGTGAAGGTGTTGAGGAAGAGTGGAGCCGAGATTGCCTTAAACTATCTCCCTGTGGGTTCGGAGGAGGCTGCCAAATATTACGCTGAGAGCTGTCTTGAGGCCGGTGTGGCCTTTATTAACTGTATGCCTGTTTTTATCGTCTCTGACAGTAAATGGGCTGACAGGTTCAGTCAGAAAGGTATCCCGGCAGCAGGGGATGATATAAAGGCCCAGATCGGCGCTACAATAACCCACAGGACACTGGCAAAACTCTTTTCAGACAGGGGAGTGAGGCTTGAGCGGACATATCAGCTCAATACAGGTGGTAACACGGATTTCCTCAATATGCTGTCACGTGACAGGCTCAGGTCAAAAAAGGTATCAAAAACTGAGGCTGTTCAGTCAGTGCTTTCGGAGCCCCTTGATCCAAGAAACATCCATATAGGCCCTTCTGATTATATCCCCTGGCTCAAGGATAACAAGGTCTGTTTCCTCAGGATGGAAGGGAAGACTTTCGGTGATGTTCCGATGGAGTTGGAGCTGAGGTTGTCAGTGGAGGACTCTCCAAACTCTGCCGGTTGTGCAATTGATGCAATAAGATGCTGCAAGCTGGCGATAGAGAGAAAGACGGGCGGGCCTCTTACATCAATTTCAGCCTATACCATGAAACACCCACCACGGCAGTTTCCCGACAATACAGCAAGGAAGATGGTTGAAGAGTTTATCTCGGGTGAACGGGAGCGCTGA
- a CDS encoding sugar phosphate nucleotidyltransferase produces the protein MKSLSRVNGSAEMKALVIAAGMGSRLSTMTNNRPKPLARLLGLSLVERVILTARDASVREFVVVVGYLGAMIKEELGDGSRYGVEITYIENTEWQRGNALSVLKAREVLKERFFLLMSDHLFEPSVLLEAGSFQLDDKEVLMVVDSAPNDYIDMEDATRVMVRDGRVVSIGKGLSDYNAVDCGMFSCSVSLFDALQEGIMHGDETLSGGMQRLADRGMLKAYDLDGRFWIDIDTEESFRKAEDLLCRSLIKPTDGFISRYLNRPISIRISRILVKTGIKPDTISLSGFTISLLAALMLSFGNYLPVLLGGLLVQVSSILDGCDGEVARLKFQQSDYGAWFDAVLDRYADAAVILGLTYGWWNSHGGDYLVWVTGYLALTGSLMNSYTAIKYDAVVLKEQEGSSWRFGRDTRSFLIMLGAVLNQLFGLLVILAVIANFVSVRRLYVLRKG, from the coding sequence TTGAAGAGTTTATCTCGGGTGAACGGGAGCGCTGAGATGAAGGCCCTGGTTATTGCCGCGGGTATGGGCAGCAGGCTCAGCACCATGACGAATAACCGTCCAAAACCCCTGGCCAGACTTCTTGGCCTATCACTTGTTGAACGCGTAATTCTTACTGCAAGAGATGCCTCTGTCAGGGAGTTTGTCGTGGTTGTCGGTTATCTCGGGGCGATGATAAAAGAGGAATTGGGAGATGGAAGCAGGTACGGCGTTGAGATTACATATATAGAAAATACAGAATGGCAGAGGGGGAATGCCCTGTCTGTCCTGAAGGCCCGGGAAGTATTGAAGGAGAGGTTCTTCCTGTTAATGTCGGATCACTTGTTTGAGCCTTCAGTCCTGCTGGAAGCAGGAAGTTTTCAACTGGATGACAAGGAAGTCCTGATGGTGGTTGACAGTGCTCCAAATGACTATATTGATATGGAAGATGCCACCAGGGTAATGGTAAGGGATGGCAGGGTTGTCAGTATCGGCAAGGGATTATCGGATTATAATGCTGTTGATTGCGGAATGTTTTCCTGCTCTGTTTCATTATTTGACGCCCTTCAGGAGGGTATAATGCATGGTGATGAGACGCTTTCAGGCGGCATGCAGAGACTTGCTGACAGGGGAATGCTCAAGGCATATGACCTTGACGGCAGGTTCTGGATTGATATTGATACTGAAGAGTCATTTAGAAAGGCGGAAGACCTGCTGTGCAGGAGTTTGATAAAACCAACAGACGGTTTTATATCAAGGTACCTGAACAGACCCATATCAATAAGGATTTCAAGGATTCTGGTGAAGACAGGGATAAAGCCGGATACAATATCACTCTCAGGTTTTACCATATCTCTCCTTGCAGCCCTGATGCTTTCTTTCGGCAATTACCTGCCCGTTCTTCTTGGTGGACTCCTGGTGCAGGTCTCTTCAATCCTTGACGGATGTGACGGTGAGGTGGCACGGTTAAAATTTCAGCAGTCGGATTACGGGGCGTGGTTTGATGCAGTACTGGACAGATACGCAGATGCCGCTGTAATCCTTGGTTTGACATATGGCTGGTGGAATTCACACGGTGGCGACTATCTTGTGTGGGTTACAGGTTACCTTGCGCTTACAGGGAGCCTTATGAACAGTTATACGGCTATCAAGTATGATGCGGTTGTTTTAAAGGAGCAGGAGGGTTCAAGCTGGAGATTTGGAAGAGATACAAGGTCGTTTCTGATTATGCTCGGTGCAGTATTAAATCAGTTGTTCGGTCTCCTGGTAATCCTTGCTGTCATTGCAAACTTTGTATCTGTCAGAAGATTGTATGTTTTGAGAAAGGGCTGA
- the nadC gene encoding carboxylating nicotinate-nucleotide diphosphorylase — MHNVYSPVREFLIQALNEDIGHGDLTTEFIIPTHHVSEAVILAKEDFILSGLRFAKEVFNITDSRISFKESMSDGNPVKEGVIIATLKGPTAGLLTGERLALNILQRLSGIATLTNRFAELINDTGTRIVDTRKTTPNMRYLEKYAVRTGAGYNHRFGLYDGILIKDNHIMAAGGIKNAVKSVRKKAHHLMKIEVEVKNIEELTEALHAGADIIMLDNMSVELMKEAVRIAHENNPSPLIEASGGVSIDNIREIALTGVDLISVGALTHSAPSVDISMKIV; from the coding sequence GTGCACAATGTATACAGCCCGGTCAGGGAGTTTCTCATTCAGGCCCTGAATGAGGATATAGGCCATGGTGACCTTACAACCGAATTTATTATCCCGACCCATCACGTCTCAGAGGCCGTTATCCTTGCAAAAGAGGACTTTATCCTCTCGGGCCTGCGGTTTGCCAAAGAGGTCTTCAATATAACAGACTCGAGGATAAGCTTTAAAGAAAGCATGTCAGATGGAAACCCGGTAAAAGAGGGAGTGATTATAGCCACGTTGAAAGGCCCGACTGCAGGACTGCTGACAGGGGAGAGACTGGCACTTAATATACTGCAGAGACTCTCCGGCATCGCCACACTGACAAACAGGTTTGCAGAACTCATCAATGATACGGGAACCCGCATTGTGGATACAAGAAAGACAACCCCAAACATGAGATACCTCGAGAAATACGCTGTCAGAACAGGAGCTGGATATAACCACCGCTTTGGTCTTTATGACGGGATTCTCATCAAGGATAACCACATAATGGCAGCAGGCGGGATAAAAAATGCAGTAAAAAGTGTCAGAAAGAAGGCCCACCACCTGATGAAGATAGAGGTTGAGGTAAAGAACATTGAAGAACTGACAGAGGCACTGCATGCAGGGGCAGATATCATCATGCTTGATAATATGTCAGTTGAGCTGATGAAAGAGGCCGTAAGGATTGCTCATGAAAACAACCCATCGCCACTTATTGAGGCATCGGGGGGTGTAAGCATTGACAACATCCGCGAAATTGCCCTTACAGGTGTAGACCTGATCTCTGTAGGGGCCCTGACCCACTCTGCCCCATCAGTTGATATAAGCATGAAAATAGTCTAA